A genomic stretch from Photobacterium atrarenae includes:
- a CDS encoding phage tail protein, translating to MAQVMLSLGGFKFHIGSAAYNELVRTWQWRWNAQSRIGQSDLLQYTGQAAEKISLNGEIATAFREVGTRQIEKLAELGHEKKPLLLVSGLGDVMGYWVMTDLNETNTNFVQGGLARYQTFTLELAFYGNDLQNP from the coding sequence ATGGCGCAGGTCATGCTGTCGCTGGGCGGGTTCAAGTTCCATATTGGATCCGCCGCTTACAACGAGCTGGTCAGAACGTGGCAGTGGCGCTGGAATGCGCAGTCACGGATTGGCCAGTCTGATTTACTGCAATATACCGGTCAGGCTGCGGAGAAGATTTCACTCAACGGCGAGATCGCCACCGCGTTCCGCGAGGTCGGCACCCGGCAAATCGAAAAACTGGCAGAACTGGGCCATGAGAAAAAGCCGCTGCTGCTGGTCTCGGGCCTGGGGGATGTCATGGGCTATTGGGTGATGACGGATCTCAATGAGACCAACACCAATTTCGTCCAGGGCGGCCTGGCGCGGTATCAGACTTTTACCCTGGAGCTGGCTTTTTATGGCAACGACTTACAGAACCCGTGA
- a CDS encoding phage tail protein produces MAMQNLKTVVTLGGAVDSSFNKLGSVFNASMGRATQTVKTLEREQSQLTKAIDRSKKAANDLSLVEKNQQDSIQALAELEESRRGVNREIAKQRRQLKQLAAERESQASDESQSLSEINAKYARLEASIHDQVAVRDKLTGEIKKNQKAQAQFAKKAKQIRDNIEDINDLERSYDRLSVNIRQAANEADGFSKASAIKDRLRGVTAAGTVAVGSIWATTTAMTGLMTVTNDNTATVVGMAKAYDMSIERFKAWSGVARQAGLDGEHVGDLVEELSNKFGEFKALGEQSSVSEVFGALGIEAAMMDGMAAADQFEFIMKRLEGVTDKQQAASLADILFGGEGNKVITYIRNSGKSLDELLGKQRQFNLLTDQGASGAVAYGQAFNNLSSVVTSAWQEIAGIVGGEMAGDIERLSINVSRYVIQNKDAVVSTLKSLVYGAKDFTVALWNVGATVNRVVQFFGGWETVGLAVASLLAGKLVVGLGGLVVTGYKVMKTLGAMKLGAAAFNTVLAANPIGLAVAAVAGLTYAGIQLYRNWDSVTNWFSNKLTWFKTEFPTTFKVIQTLFDWSPIGMIVNHWQPVIKFFSGMWDLITGDFDAGIAKLSSVWDGFSSTFKALKFWDDDDEPNPPKPARVQPANPYYQRPQTAQQRRQKPPQYGNYPSSHAAAYQQPTDKTNQAKSAIYGSYPASRGTTVHQKVGDIHVYAAPGQSPAEVGQSVHDKLGSHRASALHDLPEVG; encoded by the coding sequence ATGGCGATGCAGAACCTGAAAACCGTCGTCACCCTGGGCGGGGCGGTAGACAGTAGCTTTAACAAACTGGGCTCAGTTTTTAATGCGTCGATGGGAAGAGCCACCCAAACCGTCAAAACGCTGGAGCGCGAGCAGTCTCAATTAACGAAAGCGATCGACCGCAGTAAAAAAGCGGCCAATGACCTGTCGTTGGTTGAGAAGAACCAGCAGGACTCGATTCAGGCGCTGGCCGAGCTGGAAGAAAGCCGGCGCGGGGTCAACCGGGAGATTGCCAAGCAGCGTCGGCAGTTGAAGCAACTGGCAGCTGAGCGGGAATCTCAGGCCAGTGATGAAAGCCAGTCCCTGTCTGAAATTAATGCCAAGTATGCCCGGCTTGAAGCGTCGATCCATGATCAGGTTGCGGTGCGCGACAAACTCACCGGCGAGATTAAGAAGAACCAGAAAGCCCAGGCACAGTTCGCCAAAAAAGCCAAACAGATCAGAGACAACATTGAAGATATCAATGATCTGGAACGCAGCTACGACAGGCTTTCCGTCAATATTCGTCAAGCCGCCAATGAAGCCGATGGGTTCAGCAAAGCCTCTGCCATCAAAGATCGTTTGCGGGGCGTCACGGCAGCGGGCACGGTCGCCGTCGGCAGCATCTGGGCGACCACCACCGCGATGACCGGTTTGATGACGGTCACCAACGACAACACCGCCACGGTGGTGGGCATGGCCAAGGCCTATGACATGAGCATTGAGCGGTTCAAGGCCTGGAGCGGGGTGGCCCGGCAGGCAGGCCTGGACGGCGAGCATGTCGGCGATCTGGTTGAAGAGCTGAGCAACAAGTTCGGTGAGTTCAAGGCGCTGGGTGAGCAGTCATCGGTCTCTGAGGTGTTCGGCGCCCTGGGGATAGAAGCGGCGATGATGGACGGGATGGCCGCGGCGGATCAGTTCGAGTTCATCATGAAGCGGCTGGAAGGGGTCACCGACAAGCAGCAGGCGGCCTCCCTGGCGGACATTTTGTTCGGCGGTGAAGGCAACAAGGTGATCACCTACATCCGAAACTCCGGCAAAAGCCTGGATGAGTTGCTGGGCAAACAGCGGCAATTCAACCTGCTGACCGATCAGGGCGCGTCCGGGGCGGTGGCTTATGGCCAGGCGTTTAATAACCTGAGTAGCGTCGTTACCTCAGCCTGGCAGGAAATCGCCGGGATCGTCGGCGGGGAAATGGCGGGCGATATCGAGCGCCTGAGCATCAATGTCAGCCGCTATGTGATCCAAAACAAAGATGCCGTAGTTAGCACCCTGAAATCTCTGGTGTACGGCGCCAAGGACTTTACCGTGGCGCTGTGGAATGTCGGTGCCACGGTGAATCGGGTGGTGCAGTTCTTCGGCGGTTGGGAGACGGTCGGGCTGGCCGTGGCTTCGCTACTGGCCGGGAAGCTGGTCGTTGGGCTCGGGGGGCTGGTTGTCACTGGCTATAAGGTGATGAAAACGCTCGGCGCGATGAAGCTCGGCGCGGCGGCGTTTAACACGGTGCTGGCTGCCAACCCGATCGGGCTGGCGGTGGCGGCCGTGGCAGGACTGACGTATGCCGGGATCCAGCTCTATCGCAATTGGGACAGTGTCACCAATTGGTTCAGCAACAAACTGACCTGGTTCAAGACGGAGTTTCCGACCACCTTCAAGGTTATCCAAACCCTCTTTGACTGGTCTCCGATTGGCATGATCGTCAACCACTGGCAGCCGGTGATCAAATTCTTCTCCGGGATGTGGGATCTCATCACGGGGGATTTCGATGCCGGGATCGCCAAGCTGTCCAGTGTCTGGGACGGCTTTTCCTCAACGTTCAAGGCGCTGAAATTCTGGGATGATGACGATGAGCCGAATCCCCCCAAACCAGCCCGGGTCCAGCCTGCCAATCCCTATTATCAGCGGCCGCAGACCGCGCAACAGCGCCGGCAGAAGCCGCCGCAATACGGCAACTACCCATCCAGCCACGCAGCAGCCTATCAGCAGCCGACGGACAAGACCAATCAGGCGAAATCCGCCATTTACGGCAGCTATCCGGCCAGCCGGGGCACCACGGTGCACCAGAAGGTCGGTGACATTCACGTCTATGCGGCGCCGGGTCAGTCGCCGGCTGAAGTGGGCCAGTCGGTTCACGACAAGCTGGGCAGCCATCGGGCCAGTGCCCTTCATGATTTACCGGAGGTCGGTTAA
- a CDS encoding phage tail assembly protein, giving the protein MKTQAATQANTATYPNPAETITLDYPVRVEGKEYQTLTMRRLKVRDRLIANKQEGDDFDKELYIFSSLTGVDVTVIHELDEMDYKKLQDVYLGFMKKGSQNSASETSSTA; this is encoded by the coding sequence ATGAAAACACAAGCAGCGACACAAGCTAACACTGCAACTTATCCGAACCCGGCTGAAACCATCACCCTGGACTATCCGGTGCGGGTCGAAGGCAAAGAGTATCAGACATTGACGATGCGACGCCTGAAAGTTCGCGACCGCTTGATCGCCAACAAACAGGAAGGGGATGATTTTGACAAAGAGCTGTACATATTTTCATCGCTGACCGGTGTCGATGTGACGGTGATCCATGAGCTGGACGAAATGGATTATAAGAAGCTGCAGGATGTGTACTTGGGGTTTATGAAGAAGGGATCCCAGAACTCAGCGAGCGAGACATCCAGTACGGCATGA
- a CDS encoding phage major tail tube protein has product MAADNLLSKWAIWVDGIGKAGNGKEYNPPVLEVLTKDFKAGDMDMPVPVDVGMAPMETSFALFGVDVTVLPLFGLQKGKKNAISVRSTYTDLAGNTYDLVEVLRGMITKIERDGQDTGDQSEKAMKVTMKLDYYKVTRSGLVLIEIDPINRVRKLGGIDALEGIRALLQLS; this is encoded by the coding sequence ATGGCCGCAGACAATTTATTAAGTAAATGGGCGATCTGGGTAGACGGGATCGGCAAAGCGGGAAACGGCAAGGAATACAATCCGCCCGTCCTTGAAGTGCTGACTAAAGATTTTAAGGCCGGAGACATGGATATGCCGGTGCCGGTTGATGTCGGCATGGCGCCAATGGAAACCAGCTTTGCCCTGTTTGGTGTGGATGTCACCGTCTTGCCGCTGTTCGGGTTGCAGAAAGGGAAGAAAAACGCAATCTCGGTTCGATCCACCTACACCGACTTGGCGGGGAACACCTATGACCTGGTAGAAGTGCTGCGCGGGATGATCACCAAGATTGAGCGTGACGGTCAGGACACAGGCGACCAGAGCGAAAAAGCCATGAAGGTCACTATGAAGCTCGACTATTACAAGGTTACGCGCTCGGGCCTTGTTCTGATTGAAATCGATCCGATTAACCGGGTCCGCAAGCTGGGCGGGATCGATGCTTTGGAAGGGATCCGCGCCCTGCTACAACTCTCTTAA
- a CDS encoding phage tail sheath C-terminal domain-containing protein, with amino-acid sequence MTQFLHGVEVIEIDGGTRPIQTVKSAVIGLVGTAPGAAAAVAATLTLGSAILNDGLVFTAKKAGTEGNAISIEVVDPAEASTELTVGVDGNKVKVILATDENKVITSTADGIKTAIEANPEAVALVGVAVLGDGSGDVAPAPRTYLTGGENEPFPLYKPVAVAGSRKKAEGLGTAGTLPAAIDDIFDQTGALVIVVRAAEGEDDAKTQANVIKAMQGWLESQTETGYTPRILIAPEFSEVDAVTSEMEAKAARLRAITYSDCELTASYTDAIKRARQFGGRVEMMWPWVRVFDTDQAKEIDRPSSARQAGLRARIDAEKGFWWSKSNQQIYGIVGTSQPVDWALGDPNTTANMLNENRVSTIIREGGFRHWGNRTCSVDPKWTFEQTRRTADIINDSVQRAHLWAVDRNITKTYVDDVVEGVNDYLRELKALGAILGGECWADPELNTPATVQKGLVYFDFDFCPPYPAEHVVFRSHLNNDYIKKVFS; translated from the coding sequence ATGACGCAATTTCTCCATGGCGTGGAGGTCATCGAAATTGATGGCGGCACGCGCCCGATCCAAACCGTCAAGTCGGCGGTGATCGGCCTGGTGGGCACGGCGCCTGGCGCAGCTGCCGCGGTGGCGGCCACGCTCACGCTGGGCAGCGCCATCCTCAATGACGGCCTGGTGTTTACCGCCAAAAAGGCCGGGACCGAAGGCAATGCCATCAGCATTGAAGTCGTTGACCCGGCTGAGGCGTCCACTGAGCTTACCGTGGGCGTAGACGGTAACAAGGTCAAAGTCATCCTGGCGACGGATGAAAACAAGGTGATCACATCCACCGCCGATGGAATTAAAACGGCCATCGAGGCCAATCCTGAAGCTGTCGCACTGGTTGGCGTGGCTGTGCTGGGTGACGGCAGCGGTGATGTCGCGCCGGCGCCACGAACGTATCTCACCGGTGGCGAAAACGAGCCGTTCCCGTTGTACAAACCTGTGGCGGTTGCCGGTAGTCGCAAGAAAGCCGAAGGCCTGGGCACGGCCGGCACACTGCCGGCGGCGATCGATGACATCTTTGATCAGACCGGCGCCCTGGTGATTGTCGTGCGCGCAGCCGAAGGCGAAGATGATGCGAAGACACAGGCCAACGTCATCAAGGCGATGCAGGGCTGGCTGGAGAGCCAGACCGAAACCGGATATACACCGCGGATCCTGATCGCGCCGGAGTTCAGCGAAGTGGATGCCGTCACCTCCGAAATGGAAGCCAAGGCGGCCCGGCTGCGGGCGATCACCTATTCAGACTGTGAGCTCACCGCCAGCTACACCGATGCCATCAAGCGGGCCCGCCAGTTCGGTGGCCGGGTTGAAATGATGTGGCCATGGGTGCGGGTGTTTGACACCGATCAGGCCAAAGAAATTGACCGTCCCTCATCGGCCCGTCAGGCAGGACTGCGTGCCCGGATTGACGCCGAGAAAGGGTTCTGGTGGTCGAAGTCGAACCAGCAGATTTACGGCATTGTCGGCACGTCTCAGCCTGTCGACTGGGCGCTTGGGGATCCGAATACCACCGCCAATATGCTCAACGAAAACCGGGTCAGCACCATCATCCGGGAAGGCGGTTTCCGTCACTGGGGCAACCGGACCTGCAGCGTCGATCCGAAGTGGACCTTCGAGCAGACCCGCCGCACTGCCGACATCATCAATGACAGCGTGCAGCGGGCTCACCTGTGGGCGGTTGATCGCAACATCACCAAAACCTATGTCGACGATGTGGTTGAAGGTGTGAATGACTACCTGCGGGAGCTGAAAGCCCTGGGGGCGATCCTCGGTGGTGAGTGCTGGGCGGATCCGGAACTCAATACACCAGCTACGGTGCAGAAGGGACTTGTCTACTTTGACTTTGATTTCTGCCCGCCGTACCCGGCAGAGCACGTCGTATTCCGCAGCCACCTGAACAACGATTATATCAAGAAGGTATTTAGCTAA